A section of the Deltaproteobacteria bacterium genome encodes:
- a CDS encoding tyrosine-type recombinase/integrase, with amino-acid sequence KKQVMLTAPKNRKAREVDLSAATIKALRELKAVHGEEYQGAIFITKAGKRLHYDVISRHYRKIRPRPVGLHALRHTYATMRIAKGDNIVDVSNQLGHHDAGFTLRRYAHWLPRAHKAQVDELDYLHLTHPDRTQEEQTRMVMH; translated from the coding sequence CCAAAAAGCAGGTTATGCTAACTGCCCCGAAAAACAGAAAGGCGCGGGAAGTGGACCTTTCAGCCGCCACCATAAAAGCATTGCGTGAGCTGAAGGCGGTGCATGGCGAGGAGTATCAGGGCGCTATCTTTATAACGAAGGCAGGTAAAAGGCTTCACTACGACGTCATCAGCAGGCACTACCGCAAGATAAGGCCGCGTCCTGTAGGTTTGCATGCATTGAGGCATACATACGCTACAATGCGCATTGCCAAGGGTGATAACATTGTGGATGTAAGCAACCAGCTAGGCCACCATGATGCCGGTTTCACCTTGAGGAGATACGCTCACTGGCTGCCGCGGGCTCACAAGGCGCAGGTGGATGAACTGGACTACCTGCACCTTACGCACCCTGACCGCACCCAGGAGGAGCAAACCCGCATGGTTATGCACTAG